The window TTGGGAAGAGCCGCACAAAAGAATGTTTGTTGCGCCTGAACGCTTGTTAGATAAGGATTATAGCAAATTGTTGACCTACTTTGTGCAGAGTATCTAGTATTAGATTACTGCAACATTTTTTAATATAGTCAGAGGACTAAGTTCTTTAACAAGCTGCAATTGTTCCTCGTTGCGAACTAATAGCGCCCCTGCGAAACCTAATGAATTGATCGAGATGGATTGAAAACGTTCTTGCGATCGCGCTACAATCATCATCCATTCCCGTGTCGCTAATAGATTATAGGGTGCAGGTTTAGAGTTAATTGATACATCTACTAAATTCAGATGACTCAGCAAGGTATGATAACAATCAAGTGTTGCTGATGCCGCTTGTGATGGTGAGTTTACCCAACTAGGAGCAAGCTGGGCGATCGCGTGTTTGAATTGAAAGCTAGGTATCTTACTCACACCATCTTTAAATTGAATTGATTTTAATGCAGCTTCAATCGGAATGCTCACACCCTCTGGAGTAAGTGGGAGTGGAATTAGTTGCAAATGCTTGTGTCTTTGACTAGCACCCGCAGCTTGTCCAGAATTATAAAATACTAAACCATCAATGTCAGTAAGCGTTATCCACATTGCCTCAAAATCTTGCTCTGTAAGTAAGCTTTCCTGTTCCTCAAACTGTCGTGTAACTAGCAGTAAATGACGATCAACTATATTAAATTTATTTAACAAACAGATGTGTGTATTAGATATATCTGCTACAAATAAATCTTGTTCATAAGGTAAAAACGGATTGAAATCTTTACGCTTAATCACTTTGGCATTCTGCTGTTGTGCTTGATGTTTGCGCTCAAGATTGGATACAACCCGCACCAAGAAACGAATGCCACTTTCTTCTACAAATTCATAATTTGTTGGAATTGGCTGGAGTGCGCCTTTGGAGTGCGCGTATTGGGTCTGTTGTAGTACTTTATGCCACAAATGCTTAATTTTATAGAGATTATATTGAAATTGAGCTTTTTACTCAATTAGAACAACTCGAACCGATAAAATTTTTCACGACTTGACGCAATTGTTCAGCATCAAAAGGTTTAGTCAGGTACTCAGTCGCGCCTGCAAGTCTTCCTTGCACCCTGTCAAATGCGCCGTCTCTGGCAGTAAGCATGACAATCGGTAACTCGCTAAATTGAGGTAAGCTACGCAAGGTGCGGCAAAGTTCCAAACCATCAACCCCTGGCATGGAAACATCTAATAGCAAAACTGATATCGGCTGGTGGTAAATTAAAGCCAAGGCATCTACAGCATTATCAGCAACTAAAACTCGATACTCGCTAGTTAGCGCCCGTTTAATCATTTCTTGCATAACGGTGCTGTCATCGACTGCCAAGATTGTCTGTGTAGTATTTACACTTGCAGACATTTTTACCTCACTCTTAGATTAATTTGCAGGATTATTGACACAAGTGTTTTTATTGCTCGGTGCTTAAAACTCCTCTTTGGTATAGTTCCCTAATTAGATTAGAGATTAACGCTAATTGATTAGTAGGTCTGCGTAATTAAACATTAATTGTCAAGATTGGTGGGGCGAGTATGACTCCTGGGATCTAAATGCGGAAATTGTCAGCTTTCCAATTACCCATGACCAATGATCGATGACCAACCTTGATGTTAAGTTTATTTCCACCCAACTACTTTTTTGTTTACTTAATGAAATTCTGGCAATACATTATCAAACTTTATCCTTATACGAATAGACTCAGCTACTATATTTAATAAAATTATATATAAAATTTCTTAGACCTCTCCATAAATTAAAGGTACGTTGGCTAGAATCATTGTCAATGCGTACTCTGCTACCTGTTTAAATTCGTAATTTTTGGAGAGGTCTATTGACGTTGTATCGACTATTGTAGGTAAGCTTCAAGGCTAGATGTTAGTAGCATCACTGCTTTGGGCATTCTGTATATCAAGGGCAGAAAGCAAATTTCAACGATCGCACTTTGTTATCCTTTGCTAAGTATTTATTCTTGACAATATTCAACTTGAGATGAGCTACTAATCTGTCGGTTGCCCAAAATTGATGAATTTAAAAATATTTTATTAGTTTTGTTAAAATATGTATGGATTTTTCTGAATATATATATATATTCTTGAGATAGTATGTAGAAAGGGTAATTATAAAAAAAGTTTTATTTTAATAGGCATTTCCCTAGTTCAGCTTACAAACAAAGCATTAATGCTGTGAAAAATCAAGATTGGGCTTAATAACTCTTAAATTTTTCACAGTTAACCATAAAAGTACCTCTAAAATCGCCAAAATGAAACAAATAAAACTTGATGATGTGGTGTTTTTAGGTTCAAATAAAGTTTTAAGCTTAGGTGCAGATCAATTAGATCAATCTATTGTAGCTATGCGAACAACCCAGGAAATTAAAGCGGAAATAGAAACAATTCTGGGGTTTTACCCCCCCTTTTTTGTTTTAGCTCAAGATGATCCTCAGAAGTTAGAACATTTATGGCAACAAATGCTTTATGGGTATATTAATAATCCTCTACCTAGTGTATTTAAGCTAAAATTATCTGCATATCTTGCCCGTTACTGTAGAGTTCCCTACCCTTTAATTTGTTATAGCTGCGAATTGCGATCGCATGGGCTTAATGGTAAAGAAATCTTACAATTAATCTCACAGCCAGAAACTCAAGCAGCAGACATCCATCTGAAGACACTAGCAGCGCATCCGATTGAGACAAATTTGCTAGAGTTTAACTCGGCATTAGAAAAAAGTTTAATTGACTGTGCGGCTGATATTTTTCTGAACTTAGACGTAGCACAACAATGTCGTACTGAAGTGGGTCGGATACTGGGAAATAATAATTATCAACACTTAGTATCATTAATTTTGTATATTAAAAATTGCCATAATTGGATGGAAACTAACTCAATGGTATCTTACGGAGATGATCGACGAATAGAGGAAAATTTAGATGAATTACTTGCAGAAGAGCCAGGTTTAGCGATGTTTTTCCGTAACTATACTGAAAAAGCTAAGGGTGAACAAAGTCAAACGAATCAACTAGAGGAAATCACTGAACGTGAGCGGTATGAAGCTGTACTGCGTCAAGCTGCTGGAGAAAACTTGCGGCTAGGGCAAGCTGTAATCTCGGTTTCTGATGGCATTATCATTACTGACCCTCATCAACCCAATAATCCGATTATCTACTTAAATCCGGCTTTTACTAAAATCACTGGGTATGCAGCCAAGGATATTGTAGGTAAGAATTGTCGTTGTTTACAAGGAAAGGAAACAGACCCCAAAGCAATTGAGTTGATTCGCGAGGCTATTCGGAAAAAAGAACCTATACAAATAACGCTGCTGAACTATCGTAAAGATGGTCAACCTTTTTGGAATGAATTAAAAATATCCCCTGTATTTTCAGAAGATGGTAATTTACTATATTTTATTGGTATTCAAACAGATATAACTGAACGTAAACGGGGAGAGGAAGAGCGCCTGCATCTGTTACAAAGAGAGCAATCAGCACGGGCTGAAGCTGAAGCAGAGCGAAACCGAACTGCCAATATATTAGAAGGCATTACGGATGCTTTTTATGTGTTAGATCATCAGTGGCGGTTTAGTTATTTAAATTCTCATGCCGAGCAATTATTATTTAAAACAAAAGAACAACTAATTGGTAAATCTATCTGGGATGAATTTCCAGAATTAATTAATTCTCAATTTGAGCAAGAATTTCATCGAGCAGTTGCTAAGAATGTCACAGTTTACTTTGAGGCATTTTATGCAGAATTTCAAACTTGGTTGGAGGTACGAGCTTATCCTTATCAAGATGGTTTATCTGTATACTTCCGTGATGTTACAATTGCGAAAAAAT of the Oculatellaceae cyanobacterium genome contains:
- a CDS encoding response regulator; translated protein: MSASVNTTQTILAVDDSTVMQEMIKRALTSEYRVLVADNAVDALALIYHQPISVLLLDVSMPGVDGLELCRTLRSLPQFSELPIVMLTARDGAFDRVQGRLAGATEYLTKPFDAEQLRQVVKNFIGSSCSN
- a CDS encoding DUF4922 domain-containing protein, with protein sequence MWHKVLQQTQYAHSKGALQPIPTNYEFVEESGIRFLVRVVSNLERKHQAQQQNAKVIKRKDFNPFLPYEQDLFVADISNTHICLLNKFNIVDRHLLLVTRQFEEQESLLTEQDFEAMWITLTDIDGLVFYNSGQAAGASQRHKHLQLIPLPLTPEGVSIPIEAALKSIQFKDGVSKIPSFQFKHAIAQLAPSWVNSPSQAASATLDCYHTLLSHLNLVDVSINSKPAPYNLLATREWMMIVARSQERFQSISINSLGFAGALLVRNEEQLQLVKELSPLTILKNVAVI